The sequence below is a genomic window from Citricoccus muralis.
ACCTTCCCGGGCTGGACCGAGGATATCTCCGGCGCCCGCACCCTGGAGGACCTGCCGCAGAACGCCCGCGACTATGTGCTGGCCCTGGAGGAGCTCTCCGGCACCCGGATCTCCGCTATCGGCGTGGGCCCGGGGCGTGACGAAGTGGTCCAGATCCGCGACCTCGTCGTCGACGAGGGCTGACCTTTCGCACGCACCCGGTCTGGTCCGGTTGTCTCAGCATCGTTGATCGGAGCGCACATGGTGACAGTGGCCGAACAGGTCGGGACGTTCCTGGCTCGGTTGGGAGTCGGGCACGTTTTCGGTGTGGTGGGCAGCGGCAATTTCGCCGTCACCAACGCCCTGCGAGCTGCCGGTGTGCCCTTCACCGCCACCCGCCACGAAGGTGGAGCGGCGACCATGGCCGATGCCTACTCGCGAATGAGCGGTAAGGTCGGGGTGGTGTCGGTCCATCAAGGATGCGGGCTGACCAACGCCGGCACGGGCATCGGTGAGGCGGCGAAATCGCGCACCCCGATGATCGTGTTGGCCGCGGAGACGGTTGCGCACCAGATTCACTCGAATTTCGCGATGGACCAGCGCGACTACACCCGGTCCCTGACGGCCACTCCGGAGCGCATCCATTCGGCCGAGTCCGCCATTGCGGATACTCTGCGAGCGTTTCGCACCGCGGTGCGGGAGCGCCGCACCGTGGTGCTCAACTTGCCACTGGATGTGCAAGCCACTGAAGCGGTCGGCGAAGTTCCCGAGCTCACCGTGGAACCCCGGGCAGAAGTCGTTCCCTCGGAAGTACAGCTCACCGCGCTCGCGGACGCTATTGCCCGCGCCGAGCGTCCCGTCTTCATCGCCGGACGCGGTGGGCGGACGGCAAAGAACGAGATTCTCGAGCTGGCCCGCCACGTGGGCGCGCTGGTGGCCACCGGGGCGGTGGCGAAAGGGCTGTTCAACGAGGATGACTTCGACCTGGGGATCTCCGGCGGCTTCTCGTCGCCTGTGACGGCCAGCCTGATTACCGGCGCGGATCTGATCGTCGCTTTCGGATCGGCGCTGAACATGTGGACCACGCGCCACGGGAACCTGATCGGAGCCGATACGACGGTCGCCCAAATCGATATTGAAGATTCAGCTCTGGGCGCGCACCGTCCCGTGCAGATCCCGGTGCTCGGCAGTTCCGCAGCCACCGCCGCGGCCCTGCTGAGCCGTCTGCGCGACCACGGTGGAATCCGCTACCGCACTGAGGCGGTCCGTGAAGAGATCAGCAACGGCGCCCGCTGGAAGGACGTGCAGACCGAGGACCTGGGGGAGGACGGCTCCGCCATCGACCCCCGCGAACTGAGCAAAGCGGTGAACAACATGCTTCCGGCCGAGCGGATCGTCAGCATCGATTCGGGCAACTTCATGGGCTACCCGAGCCAGTATTTCGACGTCCCCGACGAATTTGGGTTCTGCTTCACCCAAGCGTTCCAAGCCATCGGTCTCGGGCTTTACACCGCCATCGGCGCAGCCCTGGCCCAACCGCAACGGATGCCCGTGCTCGGTACCGGAGACGGTGGTTTCCTGATGTCGGTTCAGGAACTTGAGACCGCAGTTCGCCTGCGTCTTCCCCTGGTGACCGTGGTCTACAACGATGCTTCCTACTCAGCAGAAGTCCATCACTTCGGGCCGGACCAGGACATGGGCGCGGTGACGTTCCCCGACACCGACATCGCCGCCATTGCGCGCGGATTCGGAGCCGAAGCTATCACCGTTCGTTCCGTTGATGATCTGAAACCGCTCGAGCACTGGGTGGCTTCGAACCCTCAGGGTCCCTTCGTGATTGACGCGAAGATCGCTAGTGATGGCGGCTCCTGGTGGCTCAAAGAAGCCTTCAAAGGGCACTGACACGACCGACCGACACCGTCCTACTCCTTCACCTAGAGGAAACGTCATGACCACACTGAATTCCTTGATGGCTGGCCTGTCCGATGGCTCCATCCGCGTCATCGATCTCACCAACAAGCTCTCACCCTCCACCCCGACGTTGCGGCTCCCGGAGCCCTTCGAGAATCTCATCGACTTCAGCCTGGACGAGGTCAGCGCCTACAACGATCCCGGGCCCTTCTAGAAGCACCACAACATCCACACTGGTGAGCACATCGGCACCCACCTTGATGCACCGATCCATTGGATTTCGGGTCGCGAAGGACACGACGTCTCGACCATCCCGGTCGAGCGTCTGATGGGACCCGCGGTCGTGATCGATGTGAGCGAGCAGGTGGACGAGAACCCCGACTTTCTGCTCGAGACTGACGATGTCACAGCCTGGGAAGCCGAATACGGACCCCTGCCGGAGAATGGATGGCTGCTGCTGCGCACCGGCTGGGACCGCTACTCTCAGGACCAAGAAGCCTTTCTGAATGCCGACGAGACCGGTTCTCACACTCCCGGAATTTCCGCCGAGGCAGCACTGTGGCTAGCCACGGAGACCAAGCTGTCCGGCGTCGGTGTCGAAACCGTGGGTATCGACGCCGGACGCGGTGCGGAACTGGATCCGCCGTTCCCGGTGCACTATCACTTCTTGGGCAACGACAAGTACGGCATCACCTCGCTGCAGAACCTCGATCAGCTACCGCCGACCGGTGCGATGCTCGTGGTGGCACCCCTACCGATCACCGGTGGCACCGGTAGCCCCACCCGGGTGCTGGCCCTGGCAGAGAACGCCTAACCTCGACCGGCCAGCTCAGACGTGCTGGTGCGTCTTTGCCTTCTTGGGGATCATCGCGACGAACAGGGCGGCCATCGCGCCGACGATGGCGAACACGATGAAGTTCCACTCAAAGGGCAACTCGAGAGAGGCGATCCAGCCTCCCAACAGCGGCCCAACAATCGCGCCGATGCGTGCGAAGGACAGCGCCCATCCGGTGGCCGTAGCCCGAGCGTAGGGCGGGTAGTAGTCGGCCACCCAGCCCGTGAGCACGAGTGAGGTGGCAATGGTGCCGACGCCGGCGACGGCCACGAAGAGGTAGTTAATGACGATGCCGTTCGGGAACATCAGCATCAGGATGCCCAGTGCACCGAGAAGGTAAAACGTCACCAGGATGATTTTCTTACCCCACTTGTCAGCGGCGCCTCCGATGAAGACCCCACCGATGGCTGAAGCCAGCGAGAACACGGCGAGGAACGTGAGTGAAGAACCCAGCTCATAGCCGGCCGATTGCATGATGTTAGGCAGCCAGGTGTTCAGTCCGTACACCAGCAACAAGCCGCAGAAGAGGGCGATCCAGAAACCGACCGTTGCCAGGGCGAAGGGGCCGGAGAACATCACGGAGAAGGACTTCTTCCAGTTCGCTTTCTCGCCTGACTCGGTGGCCACGCTCCAATCGGAAACCCGGAACGGGGCGATGCCCAGTCGTTTCGCCTGAGAGGCGGCTTCAGAATGCTTGTCTTTGGCGACCAGGGTTTCCAACGATTCCGGCAACTTCCACAGCAGCAGCGGAATGAGTAGGACGGGGATCGACCCGAAGCCCACCACCCAGCGCCAGCCCAAGTGCTCCACGGTGGCCAGTGCGATCAGCGCCGCCACCAGAATGCCAAGTGAGTACCCGGAATACATCAGACCGTAGTTCAGTGACCGCTTCTTCGGGTGCGAGTATTCGATGGTGAGCGCGGCGGCGACCGGAATCAGGCCGCCCATGCCAAGCCCGCCCAGGAAGCGGAACAGCGCGAAAATTTCGGGTGTGGGGGCCAGTGCGGCTCCGAGCTGCGTGGTGGTGAAGATGGCTACCGCAGTGATGAGCATCTTCTTACGGCCGAGACGGTCGGAGAGGCTGCCGATGAGCATCGCGCCGATCATCATGCCGAAGAGGGCGGCTGAGCCCAGCGCGCCGGCCTGCAGGGGATCCAAACCCCACGGTTCGTATGCCATCAATGAGGGCATCACCGCACCCAAGACGCCGACGTCATAGCCTTCGGCCAAGATGGTGGCCCAGCACAGTGTCAGGACAAGGTTGGTGGTGCGGTCTGGTACTGGCCAGCTGGATTCGCTGGTGGCCGGGGGAGAGGTTGCCGCTGGTGTGGTCATGAGCAGACAGTATGTCGCAAAAGGTGAGCTGATCATTAACCGGAGACGAAGATGTCGCCACCCGTTGAGGCTCGCCTCTGACCAAGAATGCGAAGAATCCTTGGCACCCCTTCAGGCGGAGCGCAGGGACTTTTCCATCGTGCGCAGCAGATGCGCGCGCTTCTCCCAAAGTCATGGGGGCATGCTGGTACAGGGCGTTCACCGAATACAGCATCGACCACAGCAGGGTGTTGATCCAGACCGACGGTAGCTGAGGGTCGATGGAACCGTCGTTGTGACCGCGGGCTACCACGGCGTCGATTGCCGGGTCGTAGAGATCGTCAGTCTCCGATGCAGTGTCTGTCGATTCCGTTCCGGAGGCGTCGTCGAAAGGCTGCAGCCACCAGCCGAAAACATTCAGCGCCAGGCTCCCCTCGGAGCGGTGCTCACCATTGCTCACCGCCTTTCCACGGTGGTCGACGCGGACCAAATTGTGGGGATGGACGGGGGCCACGTGGCCGCCGGCGGCCGCCGCCTTGTCGATCGATGGCGGCGACCAGTCCTCGGCTCCGGAAACAGGCTGAACCGAAGGGCCTTAGCGCTTCGAAGCGCGGTAGCCGGCTGCCGCGGCGGCGGACGTCGTCTTGAAGCACTCCTCCGGGGTGGTGCGTGAATAGAACGCGCCCGAGGGGACGTGGTACTTCCAATCGGTGCCATCGGTCGGGCGGTTGCCCTTGATCGGATGGCTCGCCGGGCAACTCTTGCCGGAAGCGGTGATCCGGCTGGAAGTCGTCGCCTTCTTCTTGGCGGCCGCCTTCGGTTTCGGGGCCGCCTTCACCGCAGCGGTGCGCGCCGAGGTCTTGGTGAGGGTGGTGTAGCCGCCCTTCTTGCCGGCGACCCGCACCGAGATGCGCTTTCCGGCGTCAGCGGAGGTCAGCTTGTACTTCGTGCCCGTGGCCTTGGCGATCGGCTTGCCGTTGCGCAGCCACTGCTGGCTGAGCGTGGTGCTCTTCGTCCAGGTCCCGCGGGTGACGGTGAGCGTTTTGCCCACGGTGGTGGTCCCCGTGATGCGCGGGGTGGCTCCGCTGAGGGTTCCGGCCGCTGCTTTCTTGGTCTTGGCAGACGTCTTCGCCGTGGTGGTGTAGCCGGTCTTCTTGCCCGTGACCTTCAGAGAGAGGGCCTTACCCCGGTCGTTTGCGGTCAGGGTGTAGGTGCGCTTGGTGGCCTTGGTAATGGGCTTGCCGTTGCGCAGCCACTGGTAGCTGAAGCTGGTACCGGAGGTCCAGGAGCCCACCCGAGCATTGAGGGTGCGGCCGACCATGGCGGTGCCCACGATCGTCGGTGTGGACGTGGCGAGCTTGGCGCCGGCAGTCTTCTTGGTCTTGGACGAGGTCTTCGACACGGTGGTGTAGCCGGACTTCTTGCCCGTGACCTTCACCGAAAGGGAGGAGTTGTGATCCTTGGCGGTCGCCTTGTAGGTGCGGTTGGTGGCCTTGGCGATGGGCTTGCCGTTGCGCAGCCACTGGTAGCTGAAGCTGGTGCCGGAGGTCCAAGAACCGACGCGGGCGGTCAGGGTCTTGCCCACCGCGGCGGTGCCTATGATGGCCGGGGTGGCAGCGGCCAGGGCTGCACCCTTGACCGTCGTGGAACCGGCAGCGGCACTGGAGACCTGGTGCGTGAAACAACCGGCGATGCTACCGGTGACGCGCACGGTGACCTTCTTGCCCAGGTCTGCAGCGGTGAGATTGTAGGACGATGACGTCGCCTTCGCGATGTTTGAGCCGTTGCGCTGCCACTGGTAGCTCAGCTTGGTGCCGGAAGGCCAGGTGCCGGTCCGGGCGGTCAGGGTCTTGCCCACGGTGGCGGTGCCGTAAACGGTCGGAGCGACGACGGCGGAGACGGGGTAGCCGACGCGCTCGGTTTCCGCGCTCGTCGTGGTGTCCGCGCCAGAGTTGGCGGGCGGGGTGACCCGCATCGACATCCGCTTGCACACGTCGGCGTGAACGAGGCGGTACGAGGTGGACGTGGCGCCAGAAATGGCCGCTCCGTCGCGCAGCCACTGATACGTGCTGCCGGAAGGAGCCTCAGCCCGAGCGGAGAGGGTCTGACCGAGCACGGTGTTGCCCTGTACGGAGACGGTCACGGGCTCGGCCGTGGTGGAGGAAACAGGGGTGGATGTCGAGGCCGACAGTGGAGCAGAAGACACGGCTGCCTGAGCCGGAACCACGGTGGAAACCGCGAGCGCGCACACGAGTGCCACAGTCCCCAGAACGTGCTGGAGACGAGGTGAAGAGTGAGTCATGGTCAGATCATAAGTGCAATCTGGTTCAACTGTTGAAGCGGCACCTTTAAGACATTCTATGACGACGTGGACCGCAGTCGACAGGGGTGCCGTGCTGGACGTCGAGGTGGATAGAGTAGGACTGACATCGACGATCCGAGGAGCAGCATGCGCATCAGTGTTGGACAGTTCAGCCCCACCGGCGTCGTGGCCGAAAATTTGGCGACGATCCGATCCCTGGCCGAGCGCGCGGTGGACGACGACGCCGAGCTGCTGGTGCTGCCGGAAGAGTCGATGTTCACGGTGCGCCACGTGGATGGCCCGCTGGAGGAAGCCGTGGCCGGGGGCTGGTCGCTCTTCGTCTCAGGGCTCGGCGAGATTGCCGCCGAGCTCGATATCGCGCTGGTCGCCGGAGGTTATGAGCCCTCCGACTCCGAGCGGCCCTTTAACACGCTGGTCGCTTTGGGCGCCGACGGCCGAATTGCCGGCACCTACCGCAAGCTGCACCTCTACGACGCGTTCAAACACAAGGAATCCGACCGAATTACCCCCGGGGACGCCGGGGTGACTGTGGTCGAGCTGGGTGGGCTGCGTTTCGGGCTGATGACCTGTTACGACCTGCGCTTCCCCGAGATGGCCAGGGCGTTGGCGGTGCGTGGAGCTGACGCGCTGTTGGTGCCGGCCGCCTGGTTCAAAGGCGACCACAAGATCGACCACTGGAAGACCCTGCTCAAGGCGCGCGCCGTCGAGAACACCGTGTGGGTCGTGGCTGCCGGAACCTGCAGCAACAACACCATCGGGTACTCGGGCATCGTTGACCCGTTGGCACTGCCCGTGGCCACCCTTGATGAGGAGACCGAGGCCATCGCCACCGCCGAGGTGGACCGGGAGCGCCTCGACGAGGTGCGGGAATTCCTGCCATTGCTGGAGAACCGCCGCACCGACGTCGAGGACCTGCGCTCCTGATTACAGGGACACGATGAATAGCGTGGCCCCGAACACCACCCCGGAGGCGATCAGCACGATGGTGGTGTAGCCCAGGATGTCGCGCATCTTCAGTCCGGCGATCGCCAGCAACGGGATGGCCCAGAACGGCTGGATCATGTTCGTCCACTGGTCGCCGTAAGACACCGCCATCACGGTGATGGCCGGATCCACGCCCAGCTCGGCGCCCGCAGAGAGCATGATCGGCCCCTGTACGGCGAACTGGCCCCCACCGGAGGGCACGAAGAAGTTCACCAGCCCGGCGGAGAGGAATGCGAGCACACCGAACGTGGTCGGCGTCGAGATCTGCACGAACATATCCGAGAAGATCTGTACCAATCCGGAGCCGACCATCAGTCCCAGGATCCCCGCGTACAGCGGGAACTGCAACAGAATTTCGCCCACATTCGACGCCGCGTTCTTCGTCAGGTGGATCAGCTCGAAGGGGTTGCGCACCAGCAGCAGAATCAGCGCCAGGAACGACCAGTTCACGGTGTTCAGGGTGAGGGTGCCGCCGCCAGCGAAATGCAGTGCCAGGTAGGCCACCAGCATCAGCCCCAGCAGCAGGGTCACGATGCGGCTAGCGTCCAGGCGGTCGGCCGGGGTGACCACTTCTTCCTGCCCGTCTTCAATGGCTTCGCGGGCATCCACGGAGAGCTGATTGATCTTGTCGCCCTTGCGTGGGGCCACCAGATACAGCGCTAGGCCCACCACCAGCACGGTCACCACGGCGGCGATGATGTTCCACAGCGAAAACACCGTCTCGGTGATCGGCAGTGGGGTTCCGCCCAGCGACTCCTGCAGGAACGAGCCCTCGGTCGCCGCCGTCAACGGGCCCGAAGCGGAGTAACCCATGTGCCAGACAACGAACCCGGCGAACCCGGCGGCCACCAGCATGGGGAAGTGCAGCTGCAGCCCGCGCTCGCGGCCCTGGTAGGCGACTTCACGTGCCAGCAATCCGCCAACCACCAGACCCAGTCCCCAGGTGATGAGGCTGGCGACGGCCGCCACGAAGAACACGAACACATAAGCGGTCAGCTCGGTGCGTGGAACGCTACCCAAAAACGCCAGTCCTCGGCGCACCGGTCCGGTGTTGGCCAGAATGTGGCCCAGCAACAAGATCAGCGCCATCTGGGTAATGAAATCCAGCAGTCCGGCCAGGCCGTCGCCCCAATACACCACCAGGTCTCCGGGTGCCGTATCGGTGAGGATCAGCGCCAGAATCGCGACGATGAAGGTCAGCAGGATGGAGAACACCAGCGCCGAGGGGATGAAGCGCTCGACGACGTGATTGATGGGGCGCATGGCCCGCGAAATGACGGTGCCCTCTTTACGGGTGGTCGTGGTGCTGGGGCCCGTCTCAGCGGTGGGCATGGGGGATCCTCCTGCGGTGCGGCGGACGGCGTGGTGTGCCGTCCGATGGTGTGTGTGATGCACCTCATGGAATCACAGTGATCGGGCATTGACCAGGTTATCGCCCCAGGGGCCGCGTGTATCGACTGAGTTAGTTGGTGTGATCGGCCAGCACCGCACGGGAGGCCCACAGTCCGGGCATCCCGTGGACGCCGGCACCCGGAGGAGTGGACGACGAAGCGAGGTAGAGTCGCGGCCCGCCCGGTATCTCGCCGAGCCGGTGCGGTTCCGCGGTCAGTCCCGGGCGTAGCAGGGCTTGGAGTCCCGTCATGGACCCTCCAGCAATATCCCCGCCCACCAGGTTTGGGTTCCACGCCTCGAGCTGGGCCGGGCTCACCTCATGCCGGGCCACAATGCGGTCGCGGGTGCCGGGGGCGAAACGCTCGAGCTGGTCGAGAATCAGCTCGGCCACTTCACCCGGGCGTTGCTCGCGGTAACCGTGGGGCACGTGGGCGTAAGTCCACACAACAGTCTGGCCGGCCCGGGCGCCGGACGGCATCCGCGTCGGATCGGCGCCCTGCTGTTGGCACACCATCACGAAGGG
It includes:
- a CDS encoding thiamine pyrophosphate-binding protein, giving the protein MVTVAEQVGTFLARLGVGHVFGVVGSGNFAVTNALRAAGVPFTATRHEGGAATMADAYSRMSGKVGVVSVHQGCGLTNAGTGIGEAAKSRTPMIVLAAETVAHQIHSNFAMDQRDYTRSLTATPERIHSAESAIADTLRAFRTAVRERRTVVLNLPLDVQATEAVGEVPELTVEPRAEVVPSEVQLTALADAIARAERPVFIAGRGGRTAKNEILELARHVGALVATGAVAKGLFNEDDFDLGISGGFSSPVTASLITGADLIVAFGSALNMWTTRHGNLIGADTTVAQIDIEDSALGAHRPVQIPVLGSSAATAAALLSRLRDHGGIRYRTEAVREEISNGARWKDVQTEDLGEDGSAIDPRELSKAVNNMLPAERIVSIDSGNFMGYPSQYFDVPDEFGFCFTQAFQAIGLGLYTAIGAALAQPQRMPVLGTGDGGFLMSVQELETAVRLRLPLVTVVYNDASYSAEVHHFGPDQDMGAVTFPDTDIAAIARGFGAEAITVRSVDDLKPLEHWVASNPQGPFVIDAKIASDGGSWWLKEAFKGH
- a CDS encoding MFS transporter; the protein is MTTPAATSPPATSESSWPVPDRTTNLVLTLCWATILAEGYDVGVLGAVMPSLMAYEPWGLDPLQAGALGSAALFGMMIGAMLIGSLSDRLGRKKMLITAVAIFTTTQLGAALAPTPEIFALFRFLGGLGMGGLIPVAAALTIEYSHPKKRSLNYGLMYSGYSLGILVAALIALATVEHLGWRWVVGFGSIPVLLIPLLLWKLPESLETLVAKDKHSEAASQAKRLGIAPFRVSDWSVATESGEKANWKKSFSVMFSGPFALATVGFWIALFCGLLLVYGLNTWLPNIMQSAGYELGSSLTFLAVFSLASAIGGVFIGGAADKWGKKIILVTFYLLGALGILMLMFPNGIVINYLFVAVAGVGTIATSLVLTGWVADYYPPYARATATGWALSFARIGAIVGPLLGGWIASLELPFEWNFIVFAIVGAMAALFVAMIPKKAKTHQHV
- a CDS encoding carbon-nitrogen hydrolase family protein — protein: MRISVGQFSPTGVVAENLATIRSLAERAVDDDAELLVLPEESMFTVRHVDGPLEEAVAGGWSLFVSGLGEIAAELDIALVAGGYEPSDSERPFNTLVALGADGRIAGTYRKLHLYDAFKHKESDRITPGDAGVTVVELGGLRFGLMTCYDLRFPEMARALAVRGADALLVPAAWFKGDHKIDHWKTLLKARAVENTVWVVAAGTCSNNTIGYSGIVDPLALPVATLDEETEAIATAEVDRERLDEVREFLPLLENRRTDVEDLRS
- a CDS encoding short-chain fatty acid transporter, with translation MPTAETGPSTTTTRKEGTVISRAMRPINHVVERFIPSALVFSILLTFIVAILALILTDTAPGDLVVYWGDGLAGLLDFITQMALILLLGHILANTGPVRRGLAFLGSVPRTELTAYVFVFFVAAVASLITWGLGLVVGGLLAREVAYQGRERGLQLHFPMLVAAGFAGFVVWHMGYSASGPLTAATEGSFLQESLGGTPLPITETVFSLWNIIAAVVTVLVVGLALYLVAPRKGDKINQLSVDAREAIEDGQEEVVTPADRLDASRIVTLLLGLMLVAYLALHFAGGGTLTLNTVNWSFLALILLLVRNPFELIHLTKNAASNVGEILLQFPLYAGILGLMVGSGLVQIFSDMFVQISTPTTFGVLAFLSAGLVNFFVPSGGGQFAVQGPIMLSAGAELGVDPAITVMAVSYGDQWTNMIQPFWAIPLLAIAGLKMRDILGYTTIVLIASGVVFGATLFIVSL